The Polaribacter sp. HaHaR_3_91 genomic sequence CTTTTATGACGGACAAACCACAAGGCTTTGTCGTGCCAATCAACCCTTTTTTCATCTTTATTAAAAATACTTGCTAATTTAGAATGACTCATTTTATAGTATTTTATAGGTTGCTATTTAAAATTTCTGCGATGTGCAAAACTTTTAAAGGTTGTTTGTTTCTATTAATTAATCCTTCTAAATGCATTAAGCAAGAAGTGTCTGTAGCAGTAATTACTTCTGCACCACTTTCTAAATGGTCTTTAATTTTGTCTTTTCCCATTTTAACAGAAACGGCCTCTTCTGTAACTGCAAAGGTGCCTCCAAAACCACAACATTCGTCGCTTCTTTTTAAGGTGACTAATTCTGCTCCTTTTACTTCTTGTAACAATTCTTCTATATAAGAATATTTTTTACCAACCACTTCCGAGCAAGAACCTAAACGCAAACCTCTTAATCCATGGCAACTTTTATGAACGCCAATTTTGTGAGAAAAAGTAGCACCTACGTCTTTAATTTTTAAGATATTTAAAATAAAATCGCACAATTCATATACATTGTCTCTTACTTTTGTAACTTCCGTTGTTTGAGGAATGATATTGTAGTGTTTTTTTACATGATATGCACAACTTCCAGACGGAGTAACAATATAATCGAACTCTTTAAAATTGTCTACAAAGTTATTACATGCACCAACAGATTCATATTCGTAACCTGAGTTTGCCATAGGTTGACCACAACAGGTTTGCCCTGACGGATATCCAACATCAACATTTAATTTTTCTAAAAGTTCTATAGTTGCAATTCCAACTTGTGGGTATAACTGATTAATGTAACAGGGGATAAATAGACCTACTTTCATGTGGAAATGATATTAATATTTATAGATACAATAGTACAAAAACTGATTATTGGAGTCTTCCTAAATTTTGACCATTAATGATACTTATTTTGCCTTATTATTTAGATTGA encodes the following:
- a CDS encoding (Fe-S)-binding protein: MKVGLFIPCYINQLYPQVGIATIELLEKLNVDVGYPSGQTCCGQPMANSGYEYESVGACNNFVDNFKEFDYIVTPSGSCAYHVKKHYNIIPQTTEVTKVRDNVYELCDFILNILKIKDVGATFSHKIGVHKSCHGLRGLRLGSCSEVVGKKYSYIEELLQEVKGAELVTLKRSDECCGFGGTFAVTEEAVSVKMGKDKIKDHLESGAEVITATDTSCLMHLEGLINRNKQPLKVLHIAEILNSNL